One genomic region from Bos javanicus breed banteng chromosome 14, ARS-OSU_banteng_1.0, whole genome shotgun sequence encodes:
- the GDF6 gene encoding growth/differentiation factor 6 — protein sequence MDTSRVLLSAVFLISFLWDLPGFQQASISSSSSSAELGSAKGMRSRKEGRMPRAPRENAMAREPLDRQEPPPRPQEEPQRRPPQQPEAREPPGRGPRVVPHEYMLSIYRTYSIAEKLGINASFFQSSKSANTITSFVDRGLDDLSHTPLRRQKYLFDVSTLSDKEELVGAELRLFRQAPAAPWGPPAGPLRLQLFACQSPLLLEARSLDPQGAPRPGWEVFDVWRGLRPQPWKQLCLELRAAWGGEPGAAEDEARAPGPQQPPPPDLRSLGFGRRVRTPQERALLVVFSRSQRKTLFAEMREQLGSATEVVGPGAGAEGSGPPPPPPPPPPSGTPDAGLWSPSPGRRRRRTAFASRHGKRHGKKSRLRCSKKPLHVNFKELGWDDWIIAPLEYEAYHCEGVCDFPLRSHLEPTNHAIIQTLMNSMDPGSTPPSCCVPTKLTPISILYIDAGNNVVYKQYEEMVVESCGCR from the exons ATGGATACCTCCAGGGTCCTGCTCTCGGCCGTCTTCCTCATCAGTTTCCTGTGGGATCTGCCGGGTTTCCAGCAAGCTTCCATCTCTTCCTCCTCGTCGTCCGCCGAGCTGGGCTCCGCCAAGGGAATGCGAAGCCGCAAGGAAGGAAGGATGCCGCGGGCGCCGAGAGAGAATGCCATGGCCCGGGAGCCCCTGGATCGCCAGGAGCCCCCGCCGAGGCCGCAGGAGGAGCCCCAGCGGCGGCCGCCACAGCAGCCTGAAGCTCGGGAGCCTCCCGGCAGGGGCCCGCGCGTGGTGCCCCACGAGTACATGCTGTCAATCTACAGGACTTACTCCATCGCCGAGAAGCTGGGCATCAATGCTAGCTTTTTCCAGTCTTCCAAGTCGGCTAATACGATCACTAGCTTTGTAGACAGGGGACTAG ACGATCTCTCGCACACTCCTCTCCGGAGACAGAAGTATTTGTTTGATGTGTCCACGCTCTCAGACAAAGAAGAGCTGGTGGGCGCGGAGCTGCGGCTGTTTCGCCAGGCGCCCGCTGCGCCCTGGGGGCCGCCGGCCGGCCCGCTCCGCTTGCAGCTCTTCGCCTGCCAGTCGCCCCTGCTGCTGGAAGCGCGGAGCCTGGACCCGCAGGGGGCGCCCCGGCCCGGCTGGGAAGTCTTCGACGTGTGGCGGGGCCTGCGCCCCCAGCCCTGGAAGCAGCTGTGCTTGGAGCTTCGGGCCGCGTGGGGCGGCGAGCCGGGCGCCGCGGAGGACGAGGCGCGCGCGCCGGGGCCCCAGCAGCCGCCGCCCCCGGACCTGCGGAGTCTGGGCTTCGGCCGGAGGGTGCGGACCCCCCAGGAGCGCGCCTTGCTCGTCGTGTTCTCCAGGTCCCAGCGCAAGACCCTGTTCGCCGAGATGCGCGAGCAGCTGGGCTCGGCGACCGAGGTGGTCGGCCCCGGTGCGGGGGCCGAGGGGtcggggccgccgccgccgccgccgccgccgccgccgtcggGCACCCCGGACGCTGGGCTCTGGTCGCCCTCGCCTGGCCGCCGGCGGCGGCGCACGGCCTTCGCCAGCCGCCACGGCAAGCGGCACGGCAAGAAGTCGAGGCTGCGCTGCAGCAAGAAGCCCCTGCACGTGAACTTCAAGGAGCTGGGCTGGGACGACTGGATTATCGCGCCCCTGGAGTACGAGGCCTACCACTGCGAGGGCGTGTGCGACTTCCCGCTACGCTCGCACCTGGAGCCCACCAACCACGCCATCATCCAGACGCTGATGAACTCCATGGACCCCGGCTCCACCCCGCCCAGCTGCTGCGTGCCCACCAAATTGACTCCCATCAGCATCTTGTACATCGACGCGGGCAATAACGTGGTCTACAAGCAGTAcgaggagatggtggtggagtCGTGCGGCTGCAGGTAG